From a region of the uncultured Desulfatiglans sp. genome:
- the bipA gene encoding GTP-binding protein (Evidence 2a : Function from experimental evidences in other organisms; PubMedId : 7783627, 9298646, 9622352, 9642082; Product type f : factor) → MTPLLSIGEMRTVLKNERIRNVAIIAHVDHGKTTLVDAMFKQSGLFREGQLLDERMMDTMDLERERGITIAAKNCSVEWKGVKVNIIDTPGHADFGGEVERALSMADGALLLVDASEGPLPQTRFVLKKTLEAGLKVIVVINKIDRKDARPKTVLDQIYDLFIDLGASEEQLEFPLLYAVGREGVVKERLEDQAENLHILFDTILKEIPAPATGAGQPFQMLVADLGYSDYLGRLAVGRVVHGVVRQKESLVCIGEDGKEKALKVVTLQTYQGMGFKEAESAEAGDIIVLSGIEEVKIGDTICTREAPRVLPRIRVDEPTVSMKFTINTSPFSGREGRYVQSSKIRERLLKETLRNVAIRVEETEDRESFIVKGRGEFQMAILIETMRREGFEFCVGRPEVIFKTEGGQRLEPLERLFIDCDEAYIGVVTEKLNIRKGHLVDLANAGHGRARLEFSVPSRSLIGYRDEFLTDTRGTGIMNAYFDGYGPYRGVFPTRFTGSIVSDRQGISVAYALFNLEPRGRLFIPPGVAVYEGMIIGEHNRENDINVNPCKEKKLSNVRAAGKDENIILTPPTPMPLERAIDFIRDDELVEVTPKSIRLRKWMLSAQDRHLVRAAEKKNRAA, encoded by the coding sequence ATGACCCCGTTGCTGAGCATCGGGGAGATGAGGACGGTCTTGAAAAACGAACGGATACGCAATGTCGCCATTATCGCCCACGTGGATCATGGCAAGACGACCCTGGTGGATGCCATGTTCAAGCAAAGCGGCCTCTTCCGCGAAGGGCAGCTCCTGGACGAGCGGATGATGGACACGATGGATCTCGAGCGGGAACGCGGCATCACCATCGCCGCCAAGAACTGCTCCGTCGAGTGGAAGGGTGTCAAGGTCAACATCATCGACACCCCCGGCCATGCTGATTTCGGCGGGGAGGTCGAGCGCGCCCTTTCGATGGCCGACGGGGCGCTGCTGCTGGTGGACGCCTCCGAAGGACCACTTCCCCAGACGCGGTTTGTGCTCAAGAAAACCCTGGAGGCGGGTCTCAAGGTGATCGTGGTCATCAACAAAATCGACCGGAAGGATGCCCGGCCGAAGACCGTTCTGGATCAGATCTACGACCTCTTCATCGACCTCGGGGCCAGTGAGGAGCAGTTGGAGTTTCCCCTTCTGTATGCAGTCGGCCGGGAGGGCGTGGTCAAGGAGCGGCTGGAGGATCAGGCAGAGAACCTGCACATTCTCTTCGACACGATACTGAAAGAGATCCCCGCACCGGCCACTGGTGCCGGACAGCCTTTCCAGATGCTCGTTGCGGATCTCGGCTATTCGGATTATCTTGGGCGCCTGGCGGTCGGCCGCGTGGTTCACGGCGTAGTGCGTCAGAAGGAGAGCCTGGTCTGCATCGGCGAAGACGGAAAGGAGAAGGCCCTCAAAGTCGTGACCCTGCAGACCTATCAGGGAATGGGTTTCAAAGAGGCGGAGTCGGCCGAGGCGGGAGACATCATCGTCCTCTCGGGGATCGAAGAGGTGAAGATCGGCGACACCATCTGCACCCGTGAGGCTCCGAGGGTCCTGCCTCGCATCCGGGTGGACGAACCGACGGTGAGCATGAAATTCACCATCAACACCTCTCCTTTCTCCGGCCGGGAGGGGCGGTACGTGCAGTCCAGCAAGATCCGCGAACGCCTCCTCAAGGAAACCCTGCGCAACGTCGCCATCCGGGTGGAAGAGACGGAAGACAGGGAAAGCTTCATCGTCAAGGGGCGTGGGGAATTCCAGATGGCCATCCTGATCGAGACCATGCGAAGAGAGGGCTTCGAGTTTTGTGTCGGGCGGCCGGAAGTGATTTTCAAGACGGAGGGGGGACAGCGGCTCGAGCCCCTGGAGCGACTTTTCATTGACTGCGACGAGGCGTATATCGGCGTCGTGACGGAAAAGCTGAACATCCGGAAGGGGCACCTGGTGGATCTCGCCAACGCCGGTCATGGCCGCGCGCGTCTGGAATTCAGCGTCCCTTCGAGGTCCCTGATCGGTTACCGGGATGAATTCCTGACCGATACGAGGGGGACGGGCATCATGAACGCCTATTTCGATGGATACGGTCCTTATCGCGGCGTTTTCCCCACCCGTTTCACCGGCTCTATCGTCTCGGACCGTCAGGGCATTTCGGTGGCTTACGCCCTGTTCAACCTGGAGCCGCGCGGCCGCCTCTTCATTCCGCCTGGGGTCGCGGTTTACGAGGGGATGATTATCGGGGAACACAACCGCGAGAACGACATCAATGTGAATCCGTGCAAGGAGAAAAAGCTTTCCAATGTGCGTGCGGCGGGCAAGGACGAAAATATCATCCTGACGCCGCCGACTCCCATGCCTCTCGAAAGGGCGATCGATTTCATCCGGGATGACGAATTGGTCGAAGTGACCCCCAAGTCCATCCGCCTCCGGAAATGGATGCTTTCGGCCCAGGATCGGCATTTGGTCCGGGCGGCGGAGAAAAAAAACCGGGCCGCCTGA
- a CDS encoding hypothetical protein (Evidence 5 : Unknown function), which translates to MCDRFALWALLAGWTGPVLGFRLVQGLECCLDAPLESDFFIDNLPKKNKMKYLILISA; encoded by the coding sequence ATGTGCGACCGTTTTGCTCTTTGGGCTCTGTTGGCAGGATGGACCGGGCCTGTCCTGGGGTTCCGTCTGGTGCAGGGGTTGGAGTGCTGTCTGGATGCGCCTCTGGAATCCGATTTTTTTATTGATAATCTTCCGAAAAAGAATAAAATGAAATATTTAATCTTAATTTCAGCATGA